gcactgagaagtaaacaatttcatttccggctaaactaaaacaatgtggtggcgcgttgattatattacacttagtttatcaaatcactcgagcagtttaattccccataataatttaagtcctattgtaatataaatgcaaacaattgACGCGATTCTACGGCGGCCGCTAAACCTCCTAATTTTATTTAGGCGTCGCTAAACCACTTTGCTATTCTATGAGCAGCTGTCATAATCAAATGACAACACCAATTTGAATTTGACGTTTCTTAATTTAGGCGGTCTATTCAATTTAGGTTTAGCTGCTTAAATGCTATTCAGTACAtgtcttttttaaacaaaaacatagaAACGTCAAGCTAAACTGACTAATTTTAGCGGCGAATAAAATAGTCCCGTTTAAAATACGATAACACAAAAAAGTCAAGTTTTGCAGAATTTCTTTTTCGAAATGGATGAAGAATACGTCATAGCTGCTGTGGTGGCCGAAGAGAGGGAGTATGGCGAGGGTGAAAAAATTTATTTGAAGAGGTTGCGAGACGGGTCTAACCCATTTGACCGGTCCGAGCGGAAGTTCCGTAAATTGTTTAGGCTGTCGCGGGCCATGGGCCGTCACGTAGTGGACACTCTGTGTGAAGGCGATGCGCTACGAGCGGGGACGGTGCCACCACATTTAAAGGTCCTAAGTGCACTGAACTTTTTTGCCCATGGCAGCTACCAGACTGCTGTGGGAGAAATTAATATACTAGCTCAAAGTCAGCCAACAATAAGCCGCAGTCTGGCAGATGTGTGTCCTGTTATTATAGAAAGGTTGACCCCACAGTGGATCAAATTCCCAGTGACCAGACTGGAGAAAGACAGGGCAATGCGGGAGTTCCAGGACAATTTTGGAATGCCATATACATTGGGTGCGGTAGATGGGAGTCACATCCCTATACACAAACCCCCAAATAACCACCCTATAGCCCCGGGTAATATTTTCTACAACAGAAAAGGTTTACAAACTTCTTCGTACTTGAcagcagatttttttaaatgttgcctattaaaatttgattaattatttttaattacataattaaaaaGTAACGTTTTAGTGGTCTAAGGTGTGTACGCTAGTGTTAAATATATGTAATGGAATAAAATTCATTAAATTATCATATTTCACCCAAAAGAAAATACGATTTTACAGTTTTTATACagatatcattcattcattcgttcacttatttttttaaagtggcaACACACTCAATTCAACTTAGAAATTTTAGAATCCGTCTAAAATCTGGCTAAATTTAGTCAGCTTGACGTTCTGGAATAGCACTTGTTAAATCCGCTGtctaaaatatgattaaaacttAGACATTTTAATTTTAGGCTATTTAGGCGATGTGCACGTAGAATCGCGTccatataattacgtcttgtaatccgttttagagatggcgtattaatgtcacttattattatttaagcatttttcaatctgacagtttccatttgacaggaacgaaatgaacgaatgaacgaatgattttggcataaagtagtcgcaaacccgaaacaatgtgtgcacacggcgaccacactttatgtcactttgtgtcatgtgtcgacccttccccatttctggtaactgtgtcgacacggcgacgactctgcgactggaattgtgaccgaaacagacggtgtcgacacaagatgtgtcaacaccgcgtcgtaacggcgactagaaatggttgtatgggataCTCGTACTATACTATCCGTCGAGCAAACTGACGACCGAGGTCATATCACTATCTCTCTCACTCTTGGCATCACCACGTAAGTAtgaatgagaagttttacgacACCGGTCGTCAGTTTGGTTGAGGGcataaggggcccactgattaacagtccgccggacggtatcggcttgtcagttataacaaaattttgacagttccgaacaactgacaggccgataccgtccggcggactgctaTTCAGTGGCCCTTTATAGGAGGATACAGgcacctttttagggttccgtacccaaaaggtaaaacgggaccctattactaagacttcgctgtccgtccgtccgtccgtctgtcaccaggctgtatctcacgaaccgtgatagctagacagttgaaatttttacagatgatgtatttctgttgccgctataacaacaaatactaaaaacaggattaaataaagatttaaatggggctcccatacaacaaacgtgatttttgaccaaagttaagcaacgtcgggcggggtcagtacttggatgggtgaccgttttttttgcatttttttttccgtttttttttttcattatggtacggaacccttcgtgcgcgagtccgactcgcacttgtttcgAATTTTTCCTCATATCTCGAATACCTGTACATGAGCATTATAATTACTCCaacttaatttgacgtggctaaaataatttaactcTCCAAAATACTGGCTTTATAGACCACACTGAAACGCTCAGAACGTTCTCTAGTTTCCTAATAGAAGCTTCTGGGGTGCATTATTCAGCCAAAGCCTCTACAAAGGCTGGCATCGTCCGGTAGTTAACTGCCAAAAGCGGCCAAATGCGCAACAGAAGTCAATATAATTACTCGAACAAAGACCTTTTAGACCCCGCACAAGGGCTTAAgcccttgctacacggtcgccgacaagccttctaaccgtctgaccttggtctgtccttggacagttttggtcaaattttgttggtaacaaccgtctacacggtccgggacagaccaaggccacgcggtttgggggcttgtcggcgaccgtgtagcaggcCTTTTACTCAGACACGCTCCGTTGCTTCAATATTGTTGTAAATTCACCACAAActtgacccctattcgacaagcgacgtttgacgtatcgtgttgatctcccgttgatgtgggcaaaatcataagttctcagtggcggatttcctataaggcacagtaggcccgggcctagggcgggcggcgagatattaggggcggcaaattatgacaaaaaattcgctgatgataagaaaaaataactcaaaattaggccaggcaacgaattctcaaaacaaggtacctatagagggaaatgcttgaaacacaatttttgactttctacctaactttatttggactatcttgtgcgcgaatcgcggcgcgaagccgcgaacgcgagtgtggcgtcgatttcgcatattgttgacgccttcgcgccttgttccccgtttatagggttccgtatctcaaaaggaaaaaacggaacccttatactcgtgcgtctgactgtccgtatgtcacagcctattttctccgaaactgctggaccaattaagttgtttggcacacatatgtaagtttgtgacccaaagatggacatataacgtaaataaatgaattttcaatatggaggccatttttggggggtaaatgagaaaatttaaaaataaagtttttcaaattatatcgtgtgacatatcaaatcaaagagctaattttattgtaagaatctcaatttttttttttaataattttaggataaatagtttagcagttattcaagaaaataaatGGCAAAACAAAATGgttttcttatgtttctttttgaatgtttttgtaggtacataaaaagtcaatgttattgataagactgtcacttaaaatgaataggtatttgcttatttttttcgtaaaacctatgttcctatgatcatgtcacaaggacgtatagtttctgagatataataagcgaaaaaccgaaaaaagtgaccttcaaaccaaacccccctacttttgatatgttcacctcctaacgagtccaaaaaagttactaagtaaaaaatgtgtcccaagcattaccctctataatatatcttttcgttgcctgatctaaatgtagtcaatatgatgggtcctgatgctgagaaaggggcggctacaaggcttggggcctagggcggcaaagactgcaaatccgccactgtaagttctcgaatacgtacaatgtcaaaatttgacattaacaatccacagttagggtgacaagcaaaccaaaccgaaccacccttagtttagagttgagttttgattGTACctaatgatattatccaccgttgatggaatcaacactcagtatgcaataaaatcaactgttgatttgacgtggatgcgaaatctgacagttgtacatgtcgaatttgacCCCTTGTTTATCGGGTGTGGCaacaattaattaaaacaagcaaataattaaaacttttgTTCGATAACTCTTAGAAATTTTGTTATATTAATAAGTCTTTagagtttttcatacaaattgaatattatcttcaatgtaaGCCATTAACATTGTAATTGACACTTCTTGATACGGCTTTGACACAACTTTAAAGtgtactaaaaatcaaaacacaatttatttttcattcatcCATCCATaagctacggtgactgcttaccattaAGGTGGGCCATATACTTATTTGCCACCGacttaatattgaaaaaaaacttTATCCAATTTTGTATTCCCatcataaggtaaacgtactggtgctcgacgcggtcccagtaaaTGTCATCTTAAAACTTAAGTCAGCGTCAATAgtggtgacagcaaggtgtcatctattgggcgtTAGCATGTCGaacactagtacgtttaccttacatcaTACACcaagaattattttatttaggtacttaatgcCTTCCTTGCGGCATTGTAAATAAGACAGAGTTTCCGACAGTTTTAGTCCAAACTTTCCCTAGAAAGTTACAAAATATACGAACTTAACGGCGAGTATCAAAATACTGAAATGCGGATTTATGAGTGTACGTAATATTTCCTAGACTTTAAGACAGTATTTgaaatttatttatcgtatggcacattttaaatgaaattgcagTTTGGGATAAATCCAGCACTATCATTCTTAAGTCCTCCTGGCACATTTAGAATACGATCATAAACAATGTCAAaaagaattaataataatagaaacataatagaaatgaaaaatAGTAGTACCATAGTACTACAGATTACTGAGATTACATCAATAAAAAAGTCAAATTATTAAACAATGTcaagtaaaaaaaatttaaaatttaaaattgaaattgaaattttattcAAAGATTAGTTCATTAATACGTACAGGTTATAAAAAGTacaatttttccattttgtttactCGTATTTTACTCTTCAAAGATCCTTGCAACCGCTGCCCTCATTACGAGCAGGTAGATGTGTACCCAAGTATTGTACCCTTACCACGGTAAGGGGCTTACATTTCCGACGATTTCAGGTTACACAGTTGTAGGGAAGGGCGTTTATAATTGCACCCTTATGGCAGTAGGTAGGGCCTTTTCACAACCGACAGAAAGCCTGCCTGAAATTTGCTGTGCCCTAACAGGGTATCATGTActgactatattttatttaacatctgTATGTAATGAACAtgattgcaataaataaatgaaatgaaatgaaaagccTTTTGCTTGAAAATGGCTAAGAAGACGCgttgattatttttatatttcccaaaatcattgttacaaagAATATCATGAAAGTTTGTATTGAAATTGAGTGGACAATGTCAAATCACAGAGAGATGAGCAAGCAAATATTTTTCGAAATACTAGTCTTAATATTTGTGAAAGATTCATTGTCTTAGAGTAAatcgggtgtcattctgaatccctaacaacgtttgtcctaaagtcacttgctctaactggtttgtcctaatgggcacatgccctaacgatcaattgtcataacgattattttccataatgtaatggttagcctaagaatcatttgacctaagcatttataccataactatcaagatccctaaagtattttaccatattttcgaaatccctaacaatgtttggcacaaaataacatgctctaactgttttgacctaatggctattgccctaatgatctattatcataacagttacttttcctattgatcaattatcataacaattactttccataatgaatggtaacgaactgctgtcacaaaagtgggttaggttaggttagaactgtgaccctcaaaaaaacgaactgctgccacaaaagtgtgttaggttaggttagaactgtgaccctcgaaaaaacgaactgctgccacaaaagtgggttaggttaggttagaactgtgaccctcaaaaaaacgaactgctgccacaaaagtgggttaggttaggttagaactgtgaccctcgaaaaaacgaactgctgccacaaaagtgggttaggttaggttagaactgtgaccctcaaaaaaacgaactgctgccacaaaagtgggttaggttaggttagaactgtgaccctcgaaaaaacgaactgctgccacaaaagtgggttaggttaggttagaactgtgaccctcaaaaaaacgaagtgctgccacaaaagtgggttaggttagaactgtgaccctcgaaaaaacgaactgctgtcacaaaagtgggttaggttaggttagaactgcgatcctcgcaaaaatgaaatgctgtcattggttaggttaggagggaaatttaaattaggatatacgagtattaggtcaagaaacgataggctaagtaaaattaggtaacatgatggttaggatatataatttttaggcctaacaataattaggcaaaaaaagaattatgctacataacattaggataaatacccaatatggaaagtgccattagggaaaaacatattaggacaaaaaaaaatcggccagtcgataaaagggaaaccaaaattagggtatacgagtgttaggacaactgatcattatgacaaacaatattagggaatgcaaagataggagaaaaaactttagggattcagatatagatccgagTAAATCTTATCTGTTAGCGGAAGTGCTTAAGCTCCTTAAACTACAAACAAGAGTTCTTCGAAGTTTCCGAAACATTGTTGTGGCTGTTAAAAGTGGCATTCGGTTAAAGGCTATTTTCCTTCCAGATTTCGCCGGGAGTGGGCGTCATACCGGCACTCGTCGCTAAAAGTTCCATTTGCTACGACCCTCTAATCTACGTCGGAATGAATACTCAGGTAACAATTACCTCACTCGACCCCCGCTAAAATATATTTTCCGTTTGTTTCacaaaccttttttgtttacagtTTCGGCAATCCATCAAACGTTTCTTCGGCCATCATAGCAAGGGAGGGCTCTCTCAAACAGAAAAAGGATACGACAATACTCTAATGTCCCCCGCCCACAGAATGTCCTGCCTCAACGATTCTTCCCGACAATGCTCAGAGACCAACGTCTCAATCATCCTTAAAaagtctaaaaataaaaaagtaattatcGCCGAAGATACCTCAGAAGTCACAAATAACGGGACCGTAAGGAACTTTCTTAGAGAAACAGAGCTGTGCACGATTAAAGAAAACAGAACTTCGTCAGAAGCTGAAAGATCTGTCGAGACTACGCACGAAGACGACAGCAGCAGTAGGAAACAGGATTACGACGAATCTTCAAGGCTATTcgaagacagacagacaacgggcaAGCTCGACAACGTCACCTACATGATGAAAAACGTTTACGGCAATCTAGCCTTCGAGGAACATGCTACAGACTCTCCAGACGATAACAACCTCACTGAGTTCCAAGTCACTAAGAAACCGAAACTGATCACACATAGCTATTCCCTCGACTTCAGCGGCGTTTCTAACCATAGCAATAAGAGAAAACTCTCTATAGAAAGTAAACTAGAGTCACTGAATCAATCTAAAACTTTGTTTAAGAATACTGTAGTAAGCAAGTTCATCGGTCACAATCCTAAACTCGGTCAAGATAACATCAAGAGCTATCTGTGTCGTTTCGATAAAAACGAAAGTGAAAAAGACGATTTGTAGCTGAAAGGGTAAGGAAGTAAGGACTAGTCTAGTGGATTCGAAGAAGAAAgttttcaattatttatattttgtaatgCGTGATCGAAGGAGTGtagtataattatatttctgTAATCCTCTCTTATTGGAAGGGTTATTAGGTGCTGTGCCGGTCGGCAGTTTTAAAGAAAAGAGCTATCGTCAAATGTCTGTGATATAGATTTGAGTGCCAAACGAAAATGAACaggtattgaaaatgtttggaATTCAGTATTTGGAAAGATTACATAACTCATGAATTCGAGTAACCAGAACCAGTGTTCATTCGAACCTACGTGTCTCTGCGATGAAGATTACAAGGAAGTTgccaattattataatataggattaaaaattattttttaactagAATAAGGATCATTCCTTGAGTTTGTGTAGTTTGATATTCGGATTTTTAATACGATTTTAGCGCTTCGCGAGAAACAACTACGAAATTTTTAaatgtaagtataattatattttctaaaatttcGGTGAACTACGATGATTGATGgttaatgttaatattttgtcgttttaataaattttagatGTCAGACGAACGAGGTCGACCGAGATAGTAAATGTACAACGACTAGTTGATGTTTTTAAAGAATTCATATATTATATTCTGATTACATCGTTGGTCCTAAGGTCAAGCCTTGAGGTAACCCACAGACTGGTTTAAAAGGCTATATTTACTCCATTGGGCCAGTAGGGTTCCCTTTAAGGGGGAATTAAAAAAGGTATATAATTCGTTCAAACCTAAATAAGCATGCACGATTTTAAACGTATCTCTTAGTAAAGCAATTACTTGCACAAGTcgataaatcaaatcataacAGGCTGTTGGAAAAGTTGCGTTTAAAAAATTTagattttgtaaaatttatGGCCAATTTGTGTTTGTGTCCGGGGATGATAAACGATTTTAGAGCGGACACCGTGTTTCGTGTTCCGAGAAGCTGTAATTATACCGAGCTGCAAAACGCTTGTTACCTACACAGCCTAATTAAGCATGACCACACCCAAAATACATGGCATAAATGCCGTGCAGTGCAGTGTACGAATACATAGATGCATTATACTCGTGAAATTCAAAATTCTTTTTTCCGGAAAATTCTTTAGAGAATCTAATTGtgtaaacttaaataaataggcTCTAAAAGAGTATGCTGAAGTAAGGATCGTCCTTAATCTATGTAAAAGTAATGGTAAGAGTTTTCATATAAGGtaaatgtggctaattccgtcatagggactattccgtccacgagAAAAAACCTTTTGCTTTtaattgctgaaactaaaagcaatcgctgctttgGCAATGAAATTATCAATTTTGTTCGTTGTTTGAGAAAAAATTGTATTTGAGCGAGTTGAAAGCCAAAAGAAAAACTAGAAAGTGTCAAGTTATTTTATgtgaattttaaattaaattaccttttttttaatttcggaAATTTACGGCATAATatcaatacctacctattaggcacctcaaattttttttggctgctacttaactgatcaccagatttagtagaatttaataccaaaaaaatatattttaccaccctaaaataatgattgatcaccaaaattataacaccatttcaatgtgaaatgattaccaattttattacattttacataacctaacctaacctaacttaagacgaaaaataaataaagagaataataataataaccccgcgggggcagcttgtggcgagctgacggtgagtggcgacaccgcggacccctattccagagggccctgtcatctggccctcgcctctgtgcttgccttgattggccggccagagtggagtcgcaagagcgggacctatgttccaggttggaagtgtaaaatgtcataacgccggcggcctgctgaacgtatcaccgggatctggctactgCAGACTCACCTCTGgacaaccttacagccgctccgaagtgttgccctattgtcgcaccgtgcgtgcggccgttgtagggcccactaaatgagtaggcgagtcaccacctgtcttacacaattttgagactgattgtcacggcaggtgtccgctagtctcttcccatagcccattatccagtccatccaacttgcatatcaatagcccatgaccttagttcccatcgcagcacaaaagtgctgcactgcaatagtctttgcacatGATCTGCATTAAACGATAACCATTAGCCTGTCAGAAACTTACGgcatcagtttttttttttaagtacttttAGGTCCAGCAGGTATGCTGAACTTCATTAACGTACACTCGCGCTATACTATGTATATTACTTGTTCCAAACATCTCTACATTTTCAAATCTAAATAAAAGGTCATCTTCATCAGACGCATACCCGCGTTACACAAAACGAAACTCCAATGACGAATGCTTAAGTAGTAGAAATGACGCACATTCGTGTCATATAGAACTTAAACTCAATGACGCCCCAATGTCAAAAAATTCAGTTCCAATGACGTCTCCACGTCATACAAAACAACATCAATGACGCCAACACGTCACACAAATGAAATCCAGGTCACACAAATGATAAATCCATGTCACACAAATGACAAATCCATGTCACATTAATGACGCCTCCACGTCACACACAAATGACGCCAACACGTCATATACAAATGACACCTCCATGTCATACAAATGACGCCAACACGTCATACACAAATGACACCTCCATGTCATACAAATGACGCCAACACGTCATACACAAATGACACCTCCATGTCATACAAATGACGCCAACACGTCATACACAAATGACACCTCCATGTCATACGAATGACGCCAACACGTCATACACAAATGACTCCTCCATGTGACCCAAGCTCATATTAACGTCGCTTATTCCGTCCCAATTAACCGCGATAGGCTAGACATGTCctatatttaatgaaataaataagacATAATTCAATAGCACAAATTTCCGATCACTGACCACCAGCACAAGTCCACACATCAATCTGTAatcataaaacataaaaatatcaatataataggcatttcaaatatgtacctatctacTCATAAATGTATCAATTTTCTCACGACGTTGCAATTTGATGACAATAATGTTGATCATTTATagataataggtacatataaaacaataatctGTGCTAAATAGCCATTAAATCGACGGGTACATAACTATCAACTTATGAACTCATTCCAAAATCTAAAGTCTGCCGCTTTAATAAGTActacaataattataatttcattgtaGGTAGATGTCGTAATAGCAACCGACTAAAATAATTGTACCATTCAAATGATATGGAAAATTATGGTTATATTCCAAATACTTTTGCAAAAAACACGTACCTAGAGTCAGATACTCGAATTACTCATCCATCTAGGTACGAGTATTAACTATTTTACCGTCGTTGGCAAAACGTAGGTTACCTACATTCATTAAAACAAACCAAACTAAATTCAATACTTTTACAATGAATTGATGTAA
This window of the Cydia fagiglandana chromosome 15, ilCydFagi1.1, whole genome shotgun sequence genome carries:
- the LOC134671515 gene encoding parapinopsin-like, giving the protein MTSFPVNWNDTVVKPFDDFPLLMPRWGYVASAFVLFLIGFFGFFLNLMVIVLMYKDRQLWTPLNIILFNLVCSDFSVSVLGNPFTLISSLFHRWVFGHTMCVLYGFFMALLGIASITTLTVLSFERYMLVTRPFSSHHLSPKGAIVSIVFIWSYSLALTTPPLMGWGNYVNEAANISCSVNWHEQSMNTLTYILFLFAMGQIVPFIIITFSYVNIVRTLKNNSQRLGRVSRAEAKVTGMVFVMIISFTVAWTPYSVFALMEQFATNGIISPGVGVIPALVAKSSICYDPLIYVGMNTQFRQSIKRFFGHHSKGGLSQTEKGYDNTLMSPAHRMSCLNDSSRQCSETNVSIILKKSKNKKVIIAEDTSEVTNNGTVRNFLRETELCTIKENRTSSEAERSVETTHEDDSSSRKQDYDESSRLFEDRQTTGKLDNVTYMMKNVYGNLAFEEHATDSPDDNNLTEFQVTKKPKLITHSYSLDFSGVSNHSNKRKLSIESKLESLNQSKTLFKNTVVSKFIGHNPKLGQDNIKSYLCRFDKNESEKDDL